The Deinococcus carri genome contains a region encoding:
- a CDS encoding adenylyltransferase/cytidyltransferase family protein has protein sequence MTAPAAVFVGRFQPPHRAHVATVLYALEQAGRVLVLLGSANLARSVRNPFSAPERAAMFGAALREAGVRRGRVTFRPLPDRFDAELWAADVRAAAAEVFGPETPILLVGFEKDASTAYLRWFPGWERLPVPLVPGLNATDLRAAFLTGRPLPDSVPGAVRPFLARFALTPAYARLRAEWQAVEAARAGLPPGVHLHEERWLHLREEAVWLHTRRSAIGNGLWELPGRVLPPGESPAFPAHAVFDHPARALVAPTAAHVWLGPPPAAFPARPVPLARALALPRRFFEDHHVMLTRLLGGVSGGGPDPKPGVPHTAG, from the coding sequence ATGACCGCGCCCGCCGCCGTCTTCGTGGGCCGCTTCCAGCCGCCCCACCGCGCCCACGTGGCGACGGTGCTGTACGCGCTGGAGCAGGCCGGGCGCGTCCTGGTCCTGCTGGGGAGCGCGAACCTGGCCCGCTCCGTCCGCAACCCCTTCAGTGCCCCCGAGCGGGCAGCGATGTTCGGCGCGGCGCTGCGGGAGGCCGGGGTGCGGCGCGGCCGCGTGACCTTCCGCCCCCTCCCCGACCGCTTCGACGCGGAGCTGTGGGCGGCGGACGTGCGCGCCGCCGCCGCAGAAGTCTTCGGCCCGGAAACGCCCATCCTGCTCGTCGGCTTCGAAAAGGACGCCTCCACCGCCTACCTGCGCTGGTTCCCCGGCTGGGAGCGTCTGCCCGTGCCGCTGGTACCCGGCCTGAACGCCACCGACCTGCGCGCGGCGTTCCTGACTGGGCGGCCCCTCCCGGACAGCGTGCCGGGGGCGGTGCGGCCCTTCCTGGCCCGCTTTGCCCTCACCCCCGCCTATGCCCGCCTCCGGGCCGAGTGGCAGGCGGTGGAGGCCGCCCGCGCTGGCCTGCCCCCCGGCGTCCACCTGCATGAGGAACGCTGGCTGCACCTGCGGGAGGAGGCGGTCTGGCTGCATACCCGCCGGAGCGCCATCGGAAACGGCCTGTGGGAACTGCCCGGCCGCGTGCTGCCGCCCGGTGAGTCGCCTGCCTTCCCCGCCCACGCCGTGTTCGACCACCCCGCCCGCGCCCTGGTCGCGCCGACCGCCGCGCACGTCTGGCTGGGGCCGCCGCCCGCCGCCTTTCCCGCGCGGCCTGTGCCCCTGGCCCGCGCGCTGGCCCTGCCCCGGCGCTTCTTTGAAGACCACCACGTGATGCTGACCCGGCTGCT
- a CDS encoding nicotinate phosphoribosyltransferase, with translation MTSAPSALFTDLYQLTMMQGYHAYGLHTEEAVFDLYFRKQPFGGGFAVWAGLEPALAMLETLRFTEEDLAYLGTLGLFRPDFLEALRGWRFSGRVTAFREGSVVFAHEPLLTVTAPLWEAQLVETALLNTLNFQTLVATKATRCVLAAEASPFGGQIVEFGARRAQGPDGALSAARAAYVGGAVGTSNVEAGRRYGLPLTGTHAHAWVESFPDELAAFRAYAELYPDSTTLLLDTVDTLRSGLPNALTVARELRAAGHELRGVRLDSGDLAYLSRRIRAALDEAGFPNVKIVASNDLSESVIASVIAEGGRIDVYGVGTQLATAGGEGGGALGGVFKLAQLGGIPRMKLTGDPAKFSLPGVKHVWRAVNDQGELVFDALTLGDAPRTGDRLSAPTNPLRASRVPGGLAWEDARQVVMEGGQRTGEPETLQAAQARARADLARLPAGTRRALNPHLYRVGLGEDVAGLRDRVAEGLRVHAEA, from the coding sequence ATGACTTCCGCCCCCTCTGCCCTCTTCACCGACCTCTACCAGCTCACCATGATGCAGGGCTACCACGCCTACGGCCTGCACACGGAGGAGGCCGTCTTCGACCTGTACTTCCGCAAGCAGCCCTTCGGGGGAGGCTTTGCCGTGTGGGCGGGGCTGGAACCCGCGCTGGCGATGCTCGAAACCCTGCGCTTCACCGAGGAAGACCTCGCCTACCTGGGCACGCTGGGCCTCTTCCGCCCCGACTTCCTGGAGGCCCTGCGGGGGTGGAGGTTCAGCGGGCGTGTCACGGCCTTCCGCGAGGGCAGCGTGGTGTTTGCCCACGAGCCGCTGCTGACCGTCACCGCGCCGCTGTGGGAGGCGCAACTCGTCGAGACGGCGCTGCTGAACACGCTGAACTTTCAGACGCTGGTGGCGACGAAGGCCACCCGCTGCGTCCTGGCGGCGGAGGCCAGCCCTTTTGGGGGCCAGATTGTCGAGTTCGGGGCGCGGCGGGCGCAGGGGCCGGACGGGGCGCTGAGCGCGGCGCGGGCGGCCTATGTGGGCGGCGCGGTGGGCACCAGCAACGTGGAGGCCGGGCGCAGATACGGCCTGCCCCTGACCGGCACGCACGCCCACGCCTGGGTCGAGAGCTTCCCCGACGAACTCGCGGCCTTCCGCGCCTACGCCGAGCTGTACCCCGACAGCACCACGCTGCTGCTCGACACGGTGGACACCCTGCGCAGCGGCCTCCCCAACGCGCTCACGGTGGCCCGCGAACTGCGTGCGGCGGGACATGAACTGCGCGGCGTGCGGCTCGACAGCGGCGACCTCGCCTACCTGTCCCGCCGGATTCGCGCCGCGCTCGACGAGGCCGGGTTCCCCAACGTGAAGATCGTGGCGAGCAACGACCTGTCCGAGTCGGTCATCGCCTCCGTCATCGCGGAGGGGGGACGCATCGACGTGTACGGCGTGGGCACGCAGCTCGCCACAGCGGGCGGCGAGGGCGGCGGGGCGCTGGGGGGTGTGTTCAAGCTCGCGCAGCTGGGCGGCATCCCCCGCATGAAGCTGACCGGCGACCCCGCCAAGTTCAGCCTCCCCGGCGTGAAGCACGTGTGGCGGGCCGTGAACGACCAGGGCGAACTGGTCTTCGACGCGCTGACGCTGGGCGACGCCCCCCGCACCGGCGACCGCCTCAGCGCCCCCACCAACCCCCTGCGCGCCTCGCGCGTGCCCGGTGGCCTGGCCTGGGAGGACGCGCGGCAGGTGGTGATGGAAGGCGGCCAGCGTACGGGTGAGCCGGAGACGTTGCAGGCGGCCCAGGCCCGCGCCCGCGCCGACCTCGCCCGCCTGCCCGCCGGAACCCGCCGCGCCCTCAACCCCCACCTCTACCGCGTGGGCCTGGGGGAGGACGTGGCCGGGCTGCGCGACCGGGTGGCCGAGGGGCTGCGGGTCCACGCCGAGGCATGA